The proteins below are encoded in one region of Alistipes communis:
- a CDS encoding ABC transporter permease, with product MSNIWLIVAREFNERVRKKSFIVTTLLMPVLMLGLMLAPALMMRYASGQTKTIVVIDRSGLVAQHLESSDEVRFETSDLPVDTARRVMIDKFGVLCIGADVLANPSDVKLYANSASSMMLEENLRGQIAKVLEREKLRAYRIEDLDRILADVKTDVKMQVVRNDEGSPSSGSSAVAAMVGLGLGMVLYMFLMIYGAMVMQSVIEEKSSRVLEVVVSSVRPFELMMGKIFGVASVAVVQVLIWAVLVCGAGAAVMPHVLPDGAMEAAAALQQGGGAATAAAGDFDPETLGAIALATDVGYLAMLFGYLLLFVVGGYLLYSAMFAAVGSAVDNAQDAAQLQTPIMIPIILAVIVEMSVLNDPNSPLAFWFSLIPFTSPVVMMARIPYGIPTWEIVLSLVLLYAAFVGMVWLSAKIYRVGIFMYGKKPTLREMFRWIRYKY from the coding sequence ATGTCGAATATATGGCTGATCGTGGCGCGCGAGTTCAACGAGCGCGTCCGCAAAAAATCCTTCATCGTCACCACGCTGCTCATGCCCGTGCTGATGCTCGGCCTGATGCTGGCGCCGGCGCTGATGATGCGCTACGCTTCGGGCCAGACCAAGACCATCGTCGTGATCGACCGCAGCGGACTGGTGGCGCAGCATCTCGAAAGCAGCGACGAGGTGCGCTTCGAAACGTCGGACCTGCCCGTCGATACGGCGCGGCGCGTGATGATCGACAAGTTCGGCGTGCTCTGTATCGGCGCCGACGTACTGGCGAACCCCTCCGACGTGAAGCTCTACGCCAATTCCGCTTCGTCGATGATGCTCGAAGAGAATCTGCGGGGCCAGATCGCGAAAGTGCTCGAACGCGAGAAGCTGCGCGCTTACCGGATCGAAGATCTCGACCGGATTCTGGCCGACGTCAAGACCGACGTCAAGATGCAGGTCGTCCGCAACGACGAGGGTTCGCCTTCGTCCGGTTCGTCGGCCGTCGCCGCAATGGTGGGGCTGGGGCTCGGCATGGTGCTCTACATGTTCCTGATGATCTACGGCGCCATGGTGATGCAGAGCGTCATCGAGGAGAAGTCGTCGCGCGTGTTGGAGGTCGTGGTCTCGTCGGTGCGACCCTTCGAACTGATGATGGGCAAGATCTTCGGCGTGGCCTCCGTGGCGGTGGTGCAGGTGCTCATCTGGGCCGTGCTGGTCTGCGGTGCGGGTGCGGCGGTCATGCCCCATGTGCTGCCCGACGGCGCGATGGAGGCTGCCGCGGCCTTGCAGCAGGGCGGCGGTGCGGCGACAGCCGCGGCGGGCGATTTCGACCCCGAAACGCTCGGCGCCATCGCCCTGGCTACCGACGTGGGTTATCTGGCGATGCTGTTCGGCTACCTGCTGCTCTTTGTCGTGGGCGGTTATCTGCTCTATTCGGCGATGTTCGCGGCCGTCGGGTCGGCGGTCGACAACGCACAGGACGCCGCGCAGTTGCAGACGCCGATCATGATCCCCATCATTCTGGCCGTCATCGTCGAGATGTCGGTGCTCAACGACCCCAATTCGCCGCTCGCGTTCTGGTTCTCGCTCATCCCCTTCACTTCGCCCGTGGTGATGATGGCGCGCATTCCCTACGGCATCCCGACGTGGGAGATCGTCCTCTCGCTCGTGCTGCTCTACGCCGCGTTCGTGGGGATGGTGTGGCTCTCGGCCAAGATCTACCGCGTGGGGATCTTCATGTACGGCAAGAAACCGACGCTGCGCGAGATGTTCCGGTGGATTCGCTACAAATATTGA
- a CDS encoding endonuclease/exonuclease/phosphatase family protein has product MKTSILTLLAAAGFTAAAFAAPVADATPEGEAKIISYNIRLGVADDGANSWEHRREATLRMLEREAPTVFGIQEGYLFQVKYIEENLPQYGRVGVGRDDGKEGGEIMAVFYLRDRYDLLDHGDLWLSETPDRVSRGWDGACNRTMTWVHLREKATGKEFYYFNTHLDHKGVVARREGVKLVVREVQQIAGRKAAVVVGGDLNSTIDDRIFDPLKKFMTPAREKAPVTDRKGTYNGWGQAPNSMVIDHLFVRNMKCLSYRTLDGDYGVPYISDHYPIEIVVRLK; this is encoded by the coding sequence ATGAAAACATCTATTCTCACTCTTTTGGCCGCGGCCGGATTCACTGCCGCCGCCTTTGCGGCTCCCGTCGCGGATGCGACGCCGGAGGGCGAAGCGAAGATCATCTCCTACAACATCCGCCTCGGCGTGGCCGACGACGGTGCCAACAGCTGGGAACACCGCCGCGAAGCGACGCTGCGGATGCTCGAACGCGAAGCGCCGACGGTCTTCGGCATCCAGGAAGGCTACCTCTTCCAGGTGAAGTACATCGAGGAGAACCTTCCGCAGTACGGCCGCGTGGGCGTGGGCCGCGACGACGGCAAGGAGGGCGGCGAGATCATGGCCGTCTTCTACCTGCGCGACCGCTACGATCTGCTCGACCACGGCGACCTGTGGCTGAGCGAGACTCCCGACCGCGTGTCGCGCGGCTGGGACGGCGCCTGCAACCGTACGATGACGTGGGTGCATCTGCGCGAGAAGGCCACGGGCAAGGAGTTCTACTACTTCAACACGCATCTTGACCACAAGGGCGTGGTGGCGCGCCGCGAGGGTGTGAAGCTCGTCGTGCGGGAGGTGCAGCAGATCGCGGGCCGCAAGGCGGCCGTCGTCGTGGGCGGCGACTTGAACTCGACGATCGACGATCGGATCTTCGACCCGCTCAAAAAGTTCATGACGCCGGCGCGCGAGAAGGCCCCCGTTACCGACCGCAAGGGAACGTACAACGGCTGGGGGCAGGCGCCCAACTCGATGGTCATCGACCACCTCTTCGTGCGCAACATGAAGTGCCTGTCGTACCGCACGCTCGACGGCGACTACGGCGTGCCTTATATCTCGGATCACTATCCCATCGAGATCGTCGTGCGGCTGAAATAG
- a CDS encoding enoyl-ACP reductase FabI → MSFNLLKGKKGIIFGALNEQSIAWKVAERAVEEGAEIVLTNTPVSLRMGTLNELAAKCNAPVIAADATSVADLEHLVDEAMKHFGGPFDFALHSIGMSPNVRKGRTYDDLDYDYLQKTLDISAISFHKMIQVLRKKDALREWGSIVALSYIAAQRTLYGYNDMADAKALLESIARSFGYIYGREKHVRINTVSQSPTPTTAGNGVLGLKDLMEFAESMSPLGNASANDCADYVLTLFSDLTRKVTMQNLFHDGGFSSMGMSRRAMRTYEKGLRFEDVHEHQFPFGTGDNKEE, encoded by the coding sequence ATGTCATTCAATCTGTTAAAAGGGAAGAAAGGAATCATTTTCGGCGCGCTCAACGAGCAGTCGATCGCATGGAAGGTAGCCGAACGCGCCGTCGAAGAGGGCGCCGAGATCGTGCTGACCAATACCCCCGTGTCGCTGCGCATGGGAACGCTCAACGAACTGGCGGCCAAATGCAACGCTCCGGTCATCGCGGCCGACGCCACGTCGGTGGCCGATCTGGAACACCTCGTGGACGAGGCGATGAAGCACTTCGGCGGGCCGTTCGACTTCGCGCTCCACTCGATCGGCATGTCGCCCAACGTGCGCAAGGGCCGCACCTACGACGACCTCGACTACGATTACCTGCAAAAGACGCTCGACATATCGGCCATTTCGTTCCACAAGATGATCCAGGTGCTGCGCAAGAAAGACGCCCTGCGCGAATGGGGTTCGATCGTGGCGCTGAGCTATATCGCCGCACAGCGCACGCTCTACGGCTACAACGACATGGCCGACGCCAAGGCGCTGCTCGAATCGATCGCCCGCAGTTTCGGCTATATCTACGGCCGCGAGAAGCACGTGCGCATCAATACCGTGTCGCAGTCGCCTACGCCGACCACCGCGGGCAACGGCGTGCTGGGGCTCAAAGACCTCATGGAGTTCGCGGAGAGCATGTCGCCGCTGGGCAACGCCTCGGCGAACGACTGCGCCGATTACGTGCTGACGCTCTTCTCGGATCTGACGCGCAAGGTGACGATGCAGAACCTCTTCCACGACGGCGGCTTCTCGTCGATGGGTATGAGCCGCCGCGCGATGCGCACCTACGAAAAGGGGCTGCGCTTCGAGGACGTACACGAGCATCAGTTCCCCTTCGGCACGGGCGACAACAAGGAGGAATAG
- a CDS encoding 4Fe-4S cluster-binding domain-containing protein, producing MLRYTDYDIVFREIPDETTLAVNLAGCPNRCPGCHSPQLQEPIGEPLTEEVVERLLARYGAAVTCFCLMGGDAEPHEAARLALFARRLRPALRTGWYSGRAALPEGFDPTGVFDYVKLGPYIAARGPLDDPATNQRLWRIRPDGRREDLTPRFWRKRG from the coding sequence ATGCTTCGTTACACCGACTACGACATCGTGTTCCGCGAGATCCCCGACGAGACGACGCTCGCCGTCAACCTCGCGGGATGCCCCAACCGCTGCCCGGGCTGCCACAGCCCGCAGTTGCAGGAACCGATCGGCGAACCGCTCACCGAGGAGGTCGTGGAGCGGCTGCTGGCGCGCTACGGCGCTGCGGTCACCTGCTTCTGCCTGATGGGAGGCGACGCCGAACCGCACGAGGCAGCGCGGCTGGCGCTCTTCGCCCGCCGGCTGCGGCCCGCCCTGCGCACGGGGTGGTACTCCGGACGTGCGGCGTTGCCCGAAGGGTTCGATCCGACGGGAGTTTTCGACTACGTGAAACTCGGCCCCTACATCGCTGCGCGGGGGCCGCTCGACGATCCGGCGACCAACCAGCGGCTATGGCGCATCCGGCCCGACGGCCGACGCGAAGATCTCACGCCGCGGTTCTGGCGCAAACGAGGCTGA